The following proteins come from a genomic window of Bactrocera dorsalis isolate Fly_Bdor chromosome 6, ASM2337382v1, whole genome shotgun sequence:
- the LOC105225055 gene encoding 5'-nucleotidase domain-containing protein 3 isoform X4, whose product MPPKKLPKDVNPCGVFANNELDLEEVDVYGFDYDYTLACYKPCLHDLLYNLGRDRLIKKFKYPENISKLEYIPRFAVRGLHYDIEKGLLLKLDSFLQIQLESVYRGLTKIPDSEVLKLYKNRILPIAYVEGQSKNHQPNAKAKMVQLADLFSVPEMCLLCNVAEYFERNHIDYNPEILFHDIKSSVQSCHPIMHEIVMKNVGDYIETNSRLPEYFKKLANAGKKLFLVTNSPFSFVNCGMALLAGDKWRERFDVIIVQARKPKFFTDDSRPIRLYDETTNSHVWDRVSKLEKGKIYYEGTVKQLQDLTGWRGHNVLYFGDHPYSDLADVTLEHGWRTGAIINELTHEIETLNNVNFKRNANWLQMLTQLIEEIQDYECEPAQICLEKWQSERDMLRNQTKMVFNKQFGSVFRTYHNPTYFSRRLFRFADIYTSDITNLANYSVSHTFYPRRGVMPHEYISYFM is encoded by the exons ATGCCGC ctAAGAAACTTCCGAAGGATGTTAATCCCTGTGGTGTATTTGCCAACAATGAACTGGATTTGGAGGAAGTTGATGTGTATGGTTTCGACTATGACTACACGCTCGCGTGCTATAAACCTTGCTTACACGATTTGCTATACAATTTGGGCCGCGacagattaattaaaaaatttaag TATcccgaaaatatttctaaattggaGTACATTCCACGGTTTGCAGTACGTGGCCTTCATTATGATATAGAAAAAGGTTTGCTTTTAAAGCTAGACTCGTTTCTTCAAATACAGTTGGAGTCTGTTTATCGAGGACTCACAAAAATCCCTGATTCAGAAGTACTAAAGCTttataaaaatcgaattttacCCATCGCATATGTTGAGGGCCAATCAAAAAACCACCAG CCAAATGCGAAGGCGAAAATGGTTCAGCTAGCTGACTTGTTCTCTGTTCCCGAAATGTGCCTTTTATGCAATGTAGCCGAgtattttgaaagaaatcaTATCGACTATAATCCCGAAATTCTATTTCATGACATAAAATCATCAGTGCAATCTTGTCATCCGATTATGCACGAAATCGTTATGAAAAATGTAGGAGATTATATTGAGACAAATTCTCGGTTAcctgaatattttaaaaagttggcAAATGCGGGCAAAAAACTATTTCTTGTAACAAATAGTCCATTTTCTTTTGT AAATTGTGGGATGGCTTTATTGGCCGGTGACAAGTGGCGTGAACGTTTTGACGTTATAATAGTTCAAGCACGAAAAcctaaatttttcacagatgaTTCACGTCCCATCCGATTATATGATGAAACAACCAATTCACATGTTTGGGATCGGGTTTCAAAATTGGAAAagggaaaaatatattatgag GGAACCGTAAAACAACTGCAAGATTTAACAGGGTGGCGTGGTCATAATGTACTATATTTTGGTGATCATCCCTATAGTGATTTAGCTGATGTAACATTAGAGCATGGTTGGAGAACTGGTGCCATTATAAATGAACTCacg CACGAGATCGAAACTCTTAACAATgttaatttcaaaagaaatgcaAATTGGCTACAGATGCTAACACAACTTATAGAAGAAATTCAGGATTATGAATGCGAACCTGCtcaaatttgtttagaaaaatgGCAATCGGAACGGGATATGCTTAG GAACCAAACCAAAATGGTTTTCAACAAGCAGTTTGGCAGTGTTTTTCGAACATATCACAATCCAACGTATTTTTCACGACGTCTTTTTCGTTTTGCTGATATTTACACTAGTGATATAACAAACTTAGCAAATTATTCTGTTTCTCATACTTTTTATCCTCGGCGAGGTGTCATGCCACATGAATACATTTCGTATTTTATGTAA